TTGCCCATTCAATGTGGTCTTCGTCAGAGTCAATTATCTTGACTTTATCCCCATAATCATATCCAGAGTATGGAAGGGCAAAGAGCGACCTGGATTCAGAGTTAAGATCGCAGTCATTAGTGCGTACATGATGTTTTCTAGTAGCATCGTCAAAGCAGTGGCACCAGCCTCGACCTCTTTCATCGTTGTAATCTTGAAAGTAAGGACACTTAGCACAGGTATCGGATTGGTGGATTAAAACCGACTCATCGTACCAGCTTCCGTCTTCGACCTTATATTTCCAGTAAGGTTGATTCAGAAGTTTGCCTGATGATGTTTTACTTTCAATTATTTCCATTCCGCAGATAGTAAGCGTTTCGGAAGGATTAAATTTATTAATTACCTCATCATGGAATCTGAATTTAGGTTGGTAATTATATTTTTCGGTTTCTGTAGGATGAATGTTCGGTGCGAATTCGATGGTGACAAGAATCTTTTCGTCTACAGTTAGTGCTGAGAGTGGTGGTTTTGTTGCTGTGTATGTCACAATTAATTAACCTCATATTGATGAGTGACAAGGAGAGCAGTAACCGTGCAAAGTTGTATGCTCTCCTTTGTGTTCATTAAGTCTTTAGCGATAGCTAATTTAAATTTTCAATCTTCGATCGCCCCGAAGGGCGATCGCTCTAGATCTGTTACTAGGGTTTCTAAGAAAAGAGTTTTATTGATTTTTCTTGGTGCAGTTGAGATTGTTCAAAGCAAAACCTTATTTAGTTGTGCATCCAGTTTCACGCTGGCTCGGCTTGCATCGTTGAACCTATTGTATCCAAATATTTGGACAAAAGCAAATTATTTGGATATATATGCTATATTTTTACTAATTAACTATAATTGGATAAACAATTGATTGGAAAAAACCAAGGAAGAATATGATGGTAACGACCCTTATTACGCCGTCTACCATGAAACTTTCTTTTGCACAGTGGTTTAAGTTACGCAGAGATTTAGCTGACGTTACTCAAGCTCAAGTTGCAAAAGTACTCAACGTTAGACCACAAACGGTTAGTAATTGGGAAAAAGGTGTATCTAAACCTAGTTTAAATCCAGAGCAGACACTAAAGCTTTGCTCAATACTCAAAATTAGCCTTGAGGATTTAGTCAAAGGCTTTCGCGGAGA
The Myxosarcina sp. GI1 genome window above contains:
- a CDS encoding helix-turn-helix transcriptional regulator, with translation MKLSFAQWFKLRRDLADVTQAQVAKVLNVRPQTVSNWEKGVSKPSLNPEQTLKLCSILKISLEDLVKGFRGEVSIDD